In one Steroidobacteraceae bacterium genomic region, the following are encoded:
- the motB gene encoding flagellar motor protein MotB: MAEADKRPIIIVKKRRAAEGGHHGGAWKVAYADFVTALMAFFLVMWLVASVSKEQRAAMFDYFKNPSMEQGKSVKAAPGQMGPGGASTSAIDLGGGMDAPKSNPKDQDEGLGKQTPDIDEARKVAEQAERKQLESLMEELREAIDKSQALKPFKDQLLLDITPEGLRIQIVDAQNRAMFDLGSSRLKDYTDNILRELSSYLNTVPNRISISGHTDIVAYGGRGDYSNWELSADRANAARRALERGGLDRAKIARIVGLSSAVLFNKEDPRDPINRRISIIVMTKRAEEAALKTDVFAAMDAPATAAADALAAPGEAAVTPSGEAAVTPPEATEAAADTPPG, encoded by the coding sequence ATGGCCGAGGCCGACAAACGCCCGATCATCATCGTCAAGAAGCGGCGAGCTGCGGAAGGCGGTCATCACGGCGGCGCGTGGAAGGTCGCCTATGCCGACTTCGTTACGGCACTGATGGCATTCTTCCTGGTCATGTGGCTCGTCGCGTCCGTATCGAAAGAACAACGCGCCGCGATGTTCGATTACTTCAAGAATCCGAGCATGGAACAGGGCAAATCCGTCAAGGCCGCACCCGGCCAGATGGGCCCTGGCGGCGCGAGCACCAGCGCGATCGATCTCGGCGGCGGCATGGATGCGCCGAAATCGAACCCGAAGGACCAGGACGAAGGGCTCGGCAAACAGACGCCGGACATCGATGAGGCGCGCAAGGTGGCCGAACAGGCTGAGCGCAAGCAGCTCGAGTCGCTCATGGAGGAGTTGCGTGAAGCGATCGACAAGAGCCAGGCGCTGAAGCCGTTCAAGGACCAGCTGCTGCTCGATATTACGCCAGAGGGTCTGCGCATCCAGATCGTCGACGCGCAGAATCGCGCGATGTTCGATCTTGGCAGCTCTCGACTCAAGGACTACACGGACAACATCCTGCGCGAATTGTCGAGTTACCTCAATACGGTCCCCAATCGCATCAGTATCAGCGGCCACACGGACATCGTCGCCTATGGTGGTCGAGGTGATTACAGCAACTGGGAACTCTCCGCGGATCGTGCCAACGCGGCGCGCCGCGCGCTCGAACGTGGCGGACTCGATCGCGCCAAGATCGCGCGCATCGTGGGGTTGTCTTCCGCGGTGCTGTTCAACAAGGAAGACCCGCGCGACCCCATCAACCGGCGCATCAGCATCATCGTGATGACCAAGCGCGCCGAGGAAGCGGCGCTCAAGACTGATGTGTTCGCGGCAATGGACGCCCCCGCTACCGCCGCGGCGGACGCGCTTGCCGCACCCGGCGAGGCCGCCGTGACGCCATCAGGCGAGGCCGCCGTGACGCCGCCTGAGGCGACGGAAGCCGCGGCCGACACTCCACCAGGTTGA
- a CDS encoding amidohydrolase yields the protein MNKGRKAPQRPMLLTFVLGFSALQTAAAGVLDELMSRRARDAEVALQIWQWAEVGHHEVRSSALLQDELRAAGFDVQSGVAGMPTAFVASIGSGEPVIGLLAEFDALPGFSQQAVPEKSAISQQMSGHACGHHLFGTASVSAGIAVGRWLKASGRAGTVRVYGTPAEEGGGGKVYMARAGLFDDVSAVLHWHPGDENNASQTGSTANKTGKFRFYGTPSHAAAAPEKGRSALDALEAMNFMVNQLREHVPQEARMHYIITRGGSAPNVVPEFAESYLYVRHPDPRVVAELWQRVLKIADAAALGTETRSEVEVVNAVYSILPNDTLGRLVDRRLREVGGVVYDADERRFAEALQTTLTAPAPALEEAARIQPYQFTQNYGSSDVGDVSWIVPTAGLDAATWVPGTPAHSWQAVAAGGMSIGLKGMGVASRTLALVAEDLLRNPRLLRDARAEHQRRRGPDFRYLALVGDREPPLDYRD from the coding sequence ATGAATAAAGGTCGGAAGGCCCCGCAGCGGCCCATGCTGCTTACGTTTGTGCTCGGCTTCAGCGCATTGCAAACCGCGGCAGCCGGCGTTCTGGATGAACTCATGAGCCGCCGGGCCCGCGATGCAGAAGTCGCCTTGCAGATCTGGCAGTGGGCGGAAGTCGGCCATCACGAGGTGAGAAGCAGCGCGCTGCTGCAGGATGAGCTTCGGGCAGCGGGATTTGACGTCCAGTCGGGCGTGGCTGGCATGCCGACGGCCTTCGTGGCGAGCATTGGCAGCGGCGAGCCGGTGATCGGCCTGCTGGCGGAATTCGACGCGCTGCCAGGATTTTCCCAGCAGGCGGTACCGGAGAAATCGGCCATTTCGCAGCAGATGTCCGGGCACGCCTGTGGACATCACTTGTTCGGCACGGCCTCCGTGTCGGCAGGAATCGCGGTAGGCAGGTGGCTCAAGGCCTCGGGCAGGGCCGGCACCGTACGCGTCTACGGCACTCCCGCGGAAGAAGGGGGTGGTGGCAAGGTTTACATGGCGCGCGCGGGCCTGTTCGATGATGTCTCCGCTGTGCTGCACTGGCATCCGGGCGATGAGAACAATGCCTCGCAGACGGGCTCCACGGCCAACAAGACCGGCAAGTTTCGTTTTTATGGCACGCCGAGCCACGCGGCAGCGGCGCCGGAGAAAGGCCGTTCGGCACTCGACGCGCTCGAGGCCATGAATTTCATGGTCAATCAGCTGCGTGAGCATGTGCCACAGGAAGCGCGCATGCACTACATCATCACGCGTGGTGGATCGGCCCCGAACGTCGTTCCGGAATTTGCCGAGAGCTACCTGTATGTACGCCATCCGGACCCCAGGGTCGTCGCCGAACTCTGGCAACGTGTCCTCAAGATCGCTGATGCCGCCGCGCTCGGCACCGAGACGCGCAGCGAAGTCGAGGTCGTCAACGCGGTCTACAGCATCCTGCCGAACGACACGCTCGGGCGGCTGGTCGACCGGCGGTTACGCGAGGTGGGCGGCGTGGTCTATGACGCCGACGAGCGGCGGTTTGCCGAGGCACTGCAGACGACGCTCACGGCGCCGGCACCGGCGCTCGAGGAGGCGGCCCGGATCCAGCCCTATCAGTTCACGCAGAACTACGGCTCCAGCGACGTCGGCGACGTCAGCTGGATCGTACCGACCGCCGGACTCGACGCGGCCACCTGGGTGCCGGGCACGCCGGCGCATAGCTGGCAGGCAGTTGCTGCCGGCGGCATGAGCATCGGCCTCAAAGGCATGGGCGTCGCTTCGCGTACGCTTGCGCTGGTTGCCGAGGACCTGTTGCGTAATCCGCGATTGCTGCGTGACGCCAGGGCGGAGCATCAACGTCGTCGGGGTCCCGACTTTCGTTACCTCGCTCTGGTTGGGGATCGCGAGCCGCCGCTCGATTACCGGGATTGA
- a CDS encoding lysophospholipid acyltransferase family protein, whose translation MEPKTRLVMKASGLTARLRLAFRTGPRLRRWLRELAATPDAANHADCARLQRLAARRVLAEFRVRLRIRPPSASTSERLRSQPHIVIALHEGIADVPCLMSLPVPLRFVARSEIFRWPLVGPVLARMGHIECDPESPLAGWRRLQQEVPKAVASGHSVAMFPQGTLLGIESAFRCGAFRLAQRFSLPLLPVVLTGTHRIWEHPFGSTIRYDQRVAMHVLDSVWIPGGRRDAAEDACRNLQQRMKALALASGDAPPRRYVPQRDGYWDGFAFDIDPQFRALWQDIHLRRRQQART comes from the coding sequence ATGGAGCCAAAAACCCGCCTCGTCATGAAGGCCTCGGGCCTGACGGCGCGTCTGCGACTCGCGTTTCGCACCGGGCCCAGATTGCGACGCTGGCTGCGCGAACTCGCCGCCACGCCGGATGCTGCGAATCATGCTGATTGCGCCCGCTTGCAGCGACTGGCCGCACGGCGTGTGCTCGCGGAATTTCGCGTGCGCTTGCGAATCAGACCGCCATCGGCGTCGACCAGCGAGCGGTTACGGAGCCAACCTCACATCGTGATTGCGCTGCATGAAGGCATTGCCGACGTGCCCTGTCTCATGTCCTTGCCAGTGCCGCTTCGGTTCGTAGCGCGCAGCGAGATCTTCCGCTGGCCGCTTGTTGGACCGGTACTTGCACGCATGGGACATATCGAATGCGATCCGGAGTCGCCGCTGGCCGGCTGGCGTCGGCTGCAGCAGGAAGTGCCGAAGGCAGTGGCGTCGGGCCACAGCGTGGCGATGTTCCCACAGGGCACGCTGCTCGGGATTGAATCGGCATTTCGTTGCGGCGCATTCCGCCTGGCGCAACGATTCTCGCTGCCGCTGCTGCCGGTCGTGTTGACGGGCACGCATCGCATCTGGGAACACCCGTTCGGCTCGACGATCCGATATGACCAGAGGGTCGCAATGCATGTACTTGACTCAGTCTGGATCCCAGGAGGCCGCCGCGACGCCGCTGAAGATGCGTGCCGCAACCTGCAGCAGCGGATGAAGGCGCTAGCGCTCGCGAGCGGCGATGCGCCACCGCGCCGCTATGTGCCACAACGCGATGGCTATTGGGATGGTTTCGCTTTCGATATCGACCCGCAATTTCGCGCTCTTTGGCAGGACATTCACCTGCGCCGGCGGCAACAGGCGCGAACATGA
- a CDS encoding FMN-binding glutamate synthase family protein, which yields MSFSLLSSVLNFLAALFVLAIGLLALWVGVLYVVDKTQTRHAVRRNFPVIGRFRWVFEHLGEFLRPYLFAGDREELPFNRAERAWVYRAAKNLDSTVPFGSTRDLRPVGTPMFVNCSYPTLDRDAAMSPPVVIGPNCRTPYLARSIFNISAMSYGAISKPAVRALSRGAAAAGVWLNTGEGGLSPWHLEGGCDIVFQIGTAKYGVRDSDGRLSFDKFAELANIAQVRMIELKLAQGAKPGKGGILPGIKVTEEIAGIRHIPVGKDSISPNRHPEVANDDQLLDLLGRLREASGKPVGFKAVVSDPGEFRSLCAAIRRRGSDAAPDFITVDSADGGSGAAPMSLIDNVGLPIGESLPLVVDTLMEHGLRERIKVIASGKLITPTEVAWALCMGADFVNCARGFMFALGCIQAMQCNRNTCPTGVTTHNPNLQRGLVVTDKAERVAHYARNMNHEVAVIAHSCGVAEPRLLRRNHCRVVTANGKSVTLDQLFPDRHNPLLQ from the coding sequence ATGAGTTTCTCGCTGCTATCAAGCGTGCTCAATTTCCTCGCCGCGCTGTTCGTGCTCGCGATCGGACTTCTGGCACTCTGGGTCGGCGTCCTGTATGTCGTCGACAAGACACAGACGCGCCATGCCGTTCGCCGGAATTTTCCGGTCATCGGACGATTTCGTTGGGTGTTCGAGCACCTGGGCGAATTCCTCCGGCCCTATCTGTTTGCCGGCGACCGCGAGGAGTTGCCGTTCAATCGCGCCGAACGCGCCTGGGTGTATCGCGCCGCGAAGAATCTCGACAGCACGGTGCCTTTTGGTTCGACCCGCGACCTGCGTCCAGTCGGCACGCCCATGTTCGTCAACTGCAGCTATCCCACACTTGACCGTGACGCGGCAATGTCACCGCCGGTGGTCATAGGGCCAAACTGTCGCACGCCGTATCTGGCGCGCTCGATTTTCAATATCTCGGCGATGAGTTACGGTGCGATATCGAAGCCTGCCGTTCGGGCGCTGTCGCGCGGTGCGGCAGCCGCCGGTGTCTGGCTCAACACCGGCGAAGGCGGCTTGTCGCCCTGGCATCTCGAGGGCGGCTGCGACATCGTTTTCCAGATCGGAACCGCAAAATACGGTGTGCGCGATTCCGACGGCCGCTTGAGTTTCGACAAGTTCGCAGAGCTTGCGAATATCGCGCAGGTGCGCATGATCGAGCTCAAACTTGCGCAAGGCGCCAAACCCGGCAAAGGCGGCATACTTCCCGGCATCAAGGTTACCGAGGAAATAGCCGGTATCCGCCACATACCGGTCGGCAAGGATTCCATCAGCCCGAACCGGCATCCTGAAGTGGCCAATGACGATCAATTGCTCGATCTTCTGGGTCGCCTGCGCGAAGCGAGTGGCAAGCCGGTGGGTTTCAAGGCAGTGGTGAGCGACCCCGGCGAATTTCGCAGCCTCTGCGCCGCTATCCGCCGCCGCGGCAGCGATGCAGCGCCCGATTTCATTACCGTGGACTCGGCTGATGGCGGCAGCGGTGCGGCGCCGATGAGTCTCATCGACAATGTCGGCCTGCCGATCGGCGAGAGTCTGCCGCTGGTCGTCGATACGCTGATGGAACACGGTCTGCGCGAGCGCATCAAAGTCATCGCATCGGGCAAGTTGATCACGCCGACTGAAGTTGCATGGGCCCTGTGCATGGGAGCCGATTTCGTCAACTGCGCGCGCGGTTTCATGTTTGCGCTCGGCTGCATCCAGGCCATGCAGTGCAACCGAAATACCTGCCCCACCGGGGTCACGACCCATAATCCGAATCTGCAACGCGGTCTCGTCGTGACCGACAAGGCAGAGCGTGTCGCGCACTACGCGCGCAACATGAACCACGAAGTGGCAGTCATCGCACACTCCTGCGGCGTGGCCGAACCACGCCTGCTAAGACGCAATCATTGCCGCGTCGTCACCGCCAATGGCAAGAGTGTGACGCTGGATCAGCTATTTCCCGATCGGCACAATCCCCTGCTGCAATAG
- a CDS encoding ammonium transporter: MNSGDTAWLITATALVLFMTLPGLALFYSGLVRSKNSLSILMQCFAVTCIASLLWLAVGYSLVFSDGGAAQALIGGTAKSWLVGVGGNSVTGSIPEPVFFMFQLTFAVITPALVVGGFAERMRFSAVLWFSALWLLLVYVPVAHWVWGGGWLAQLGVLDFAGGIVVHVNAGMAALVCALVLGKRRGFPETPMAPHSLPLTVCGAGMLWVGWFGFNAGSALAANGQAALAMLTTHMGASAGALAWMLVEWRRFGKPSLLGVVTGMVAGLGTITPASGFVGPLGAVAIGFGAGIACFYATQFLKRTLSIDDSLDVSPVHGVGGVIGTVLTGVFVSAALGGAGYATDKDMLTQVGVQCLGVAATALWCGAMTYVLLKLIARVTGLRVSAEQETEGLDLSLHGERGYSP, encoded by the coding sequence ATGAACAGCGGCGATACCGCGTGGCTGATCACGGCGACTGCTTTGGTGCTTTTCATGACGCTGCCGGGTCTTGCGCTTTTCTATTCGGGACTGGTTCGAAGCAAAAACAGCCTGTCCATCTTGATGCAGTGCTTTGCGGTGACCTGTATTGCATCGCTATTGTGGCTGGCGGTCGGTTATTCGCTGGTATTCAGCGATGGCGGAGCCGCGCAGGCCTTAATAGGCGGCACGGCAAAGAGCTGGCTGGTTGGCGTCGGCGGGAACAGCGTCACCGGCTCGATCCCCGAGCCCGTGTTCTTCATGTTTCAGCTGACCTTTGCCGTGATCACGCCGGCGCTCGTTGTGGGCGGCTTCGCCGAGCGCATGCGTTTCTCCGCGGTACTCTGGTTCAGCGCCCTGTGGTTGTTGCTGGTCTACGTGCCGGTTGCGCACTGGGTCTGGGGCGGCGGCTGGCTGGCGCAGCTCGGCGTGCTCGATTTCGCCGGCGGCATCGTCGTGCACGTCAATGCCGGCATGGCGGCGCTGGTCTGTGCACTCGTGCTCGGCAAGCGGCGCGGTTTCCCCGAGACACCGATGGCGCCGCACAGTCTGCCACTCACGGTCTGCGGCGCCGGAATGCTCTGGGTGGGCTGGTTTGGCTTCAATGCGGGCAGTGCATTGGCGGCGAATGGCCAGGCGGCGCTCGCGATGCTCACGACGCACATGGGTGCATCCGCTGGGGCGCTCGCCTGGATGCTGGTCGAGTGGCGGCGTTTCGGCAAACCGAGTCTGCTCGGCGTGGTCACCGGCATGGTCGCGGGCCTCGGGACGATTACGCCCGCATCCGGTTTCGTTGGTCCCCTCGGTGCCGTGGCTATCGGATTCGGCGCGGGCATCGCGTGCTTCTATGCCACCCAGTTCCTGAAGCGAACCCTGTCCATCGACGATTCACTCGATGTGTCGCCAGTTCACGGAGTCGGCGGTGTCATCGGCACCGTACTCACCGGTGTTTTCGTCAGTGCGGCGCTCGGCGGCGCTGGCTATGCCACCGACAAGGACATGTTGACGCAGGTCGGTGTGCAATGCCTGGGAGTCGCTGCGACCGCCCTCTGGTGCGGCGCGATGACCTACGTACTGCTGAAGCTCATCGCGCGAGTCACTGGTCTTCGCGTCAGTGCCGAACAGGAAACCGAAGGACTCGATTTGTCCTTGCATGGCGAGCGCGGTTACAGCCCGTGA
- a CDS encoding MaoC/PaaZ C-terminal domain-containing protein, whose amino-acid sequence MSAKRGHSSRRYLEDLEIGVTSISSSHRINGRHMLAFAREYDPQYFHASPRAARTSRFGGLIASGIYTMAVWRQLDHELAGDIAWICGVAWENVRFAVALRAGDRVHARATCMDKRVSASDATRGVVKIQYELINQREQVVFSALSVNLVECRPRLPSPQAASRRPRLMASRRPRRVRQARPPRR is encoded by the coding sequence ATGAGCGCGAAGCGGGGCCACTCGTCGCGCCGCTACCTCGAAGACCTCGAGATCGGCGTAACGAGCATTTCCAGTTCGCACCGCATCAATGGCAGACACATGCTGGCATTCGCACGAGAGTACGATCCCCAGTACTTTCACGCGAGTCCGCGGGCCGCAAGGACGTCGCGCTTCGGCGGGCTCATTGCCTCCGGCATCTACACCATGGCGGTCTGGCGGCAGCTCGATCACGAGCTGGCAGGGGATATCGCCTGGATCTGTGGCGTAGCCTGGGAAAACGTTCGATTTGCAGTGGCATTACGCGCAGGGGATCGCGTCCATGCGCGCGCCACCTGCATGGACAAGCGGGTCTCGGCGAGCGATGCGACTCGCGGTGTGGTGAAGATCCAGTACGAGTTGATCAATCAGCGCGAGCAGGTGGTCTTCAGCGCGCTCAGCGTCAACCTGGTGGAGTGTCGGCCGCGGCTTCCGTCGCCTCAGGCGGCGTCACGGCGGCCTCGCCTGATGGCGTCACGGCGGCCTCGCCGGGTGCGGCAAGCGCGTCCGCCGCGGCGGTAG
- a CDS encoding DUF547 domain-containing protein, whose translation MSAICLWALVVPAWPATCEPGLAELDTALRLSVRGGRVDYRRLRAEPHSLDDYLQAIADFPALSLSGCSHAAKVAFWINAYNAIVLRSVRDQYPIHGRTFVGLAFPRNSIWQISRVFTRRDWVVAGQTLSLDDIEHRILRRELADPRVHFALVCAARSCPPLRSTAYREMDLDTSLEAQTRRFLSDPERGMRVDEAGNAVWLSKIFKWFGEDFLRPDAASVGDLDARESSLLRMIDDLGISPGLRRLLLAGEIRVRYLDYDWQLNDMQKDAP comes from the coding sequence ATGAGCGCAATTTGCCTGTGGGCCCTGGTCGTACCGGCGTGGCCGGCGACCTGCGAGCCCGGGCTCGCCGAGCTCGACACTGCGCTGCGCCTGTCGGTCCGGGGCGGCCGCGTGGACTATCGTCGGCTGCGTGCGGAACCGCACTCGCTCGATGACTATCTGCAGGCCATTGCGGACTTTCCGGCACTGTCCCTGTCGGGCTGCAGTCACGCTGCGAAGGTCGCCTTCTGGATCAATGCCTACAACGCCATCGTGCTGCGAAGTGTCAGGGACCAGTATCCGATACACGGACGCACCTTCGTGGGCCTCGCCTTTCCACGCAACAGCATCTGGCAAATCAGCCGGGTTTTCACGAGGCGCGACTGGGTCGTTGCCGGTCAGACGTTGTCCCTGGACGACATTGAACACCGGATTCTGCGCCGTGAGCTCGCCGATCCACGCGTGCATTTTGCGCTCGTGTGCGCAGCTCGATCATGCCCGCCGCTTCGCAGTACGGCGTATCGGGAAATGGATCTCGATACGAGCCTGGAGGCGCAGACGCGCCGTTTCCTGTCCGACCCGGAGCGCGGCATGCGAGTCGATGAAGCGGGCAACGCAGTGTGGTTGTCGAAGATCTTCAAGTGGTTCGGTGAGGATTTCCTGCGACCCGATGCAGCGTCTGTCGGCGATCTTGACGCGCGGGAGTCATCGTTGTTGCGGATGATCGACGACCTTGGCATCAGCCCGGGACTCAGGCGATTACTGCTCGCAGGCGAGATACGCGTGCGCTACCTGGATTACGATTGGCAGCTCAACGATATGCAGAAAGACGCGCCTTGA
- a CDS encoding SRPBCC family protein, with protein sequence MSRLRTGILCALLAATRTAYSAGDWQPTAAQSAALAAGDVVFEGESAKGRSGRARAAIMIDASPAQIWRIMTDCAAAPEFVPRLTRCTVIEHVPEKGFDIIQHEVRYAWFLPRVRYTFRADYVLNQRIDFRRIGGDLRNMQGTWLLRTDEHRPARTLVRYQVELDTGFWLPHSLIERSLRRDLPDTLRALRKRAGSVARPAEGPGQ encoded by the coding sequence TTGAGCAGACTGCGAACCGGTATCCTATGTGCGCTCCTGGCAGCGACCCGTACGGCATATTCGGCGGGCGACTGGCAGCCGACGGCGGCACAGAGCGCGGCGCTTGCGGCCGGCGACGTGGTATTCGAAGGCGAGTCTGCCAAGGGTCGCAGCGGCCGGGCACGCGCGGCGATCATGATCGACGCCAGCCCGGCACAGATCTGGCGCATCATGACCGACTGCGCAGCGGCGCCCGAATTCGTGCCGCGCCTTACACGCTGCACCGTGATCGAGCACGTGCCTGAGAAGGGGTTCGACATCATCCAGCATGAAGTCCGTTATGCCTGGTTTCTGCCGCGGGTGCGTTACACTTTTCGCGCCGATTACGTGTTGAACCAGCGCATCGATTTTCGCCGCATCGGCGGTGATCTGCGCAACATGCAGGGGACCTGGCTATTGCGGACGGATGAGCATCGCCCCGCGCGGACCCTGGTCCGCTACCAGGTTGAGCTCGATACGGGCTTCTGGCTGCCCCACTCGCTCATCGAGCGTTCGCTGCGCCGCGACCTGCCCGATACCCTTCGGGCCCTGCGTAAACGGGCCGGGAGCGTCGCCAGGCCGGCGGAAGGTCCCGGTCAATGA
- the lpxL gene encoding LpxL/LpxP family Kdo(2)-lipid IV(A) lauroyl/palmitoleoyl acyltransferase, whose amino-acid sequence MKLRLLGPRYWPTWLAMLVLFVIAWLPFRLQLFLGRACGRLLRHLPLRSRRVAAINIDLCLPALDPAQRRRLLREHFENLGIALCETAVAWWRSDSTITARSTLEGGQHLRAAAARGQGAIVLAAHFTTLEIGARILASHLPIHVVYRPSRNALLNAFLQWRRGSQTLGAIKRDDIRSVIRALKQGKPVWYAPDQSFRWKGAAMVPLFGVPAPTNLATSRLAAMTGAAVLPYFVERLPGAGGYRAVIHAPLQDFPCDDPLHDARRMHELIESEVRRMPAQYLWVHRRFKQLDATAPDRYAV is encoded by the coding sequence ATGAAGCTTCGTCTGCTCGGACCGCGCTATTGGCCGACCTGGCTGGCCATGCTGGTGCTGTTCGTGATTGCCTGGCTCCCCTTTCGGCTGCAGTTGTTCCTGGGCAGGGCCTGCGGTCGCCTTTTGCGCCACCTGCCACTGCGAAGTCGGCGGGTCGCTGCCATCAATATCGACTTGTGCCTGCCCGCTCTCGATCCGGCACAACGACGGCGATTGTTGCGGGAGCATTTCGAGAATCTCGGCATCGCCCTGTGTGAAACCGCGGTCGCGTGGTGGCGCAGCGATTCAACCATCACGGCGCGCTCGACACTCGAGGGTGGGCAGCATCTGCGCGCAGCGGCGGCACGTGGCCAGGGTGCAATTGTCCTTGCTGCGCACTTTACGACGCTCGAGATCGGTGCGCGCATCCTAGCGAGCCACCTGCCGATACACGTCGTCTACCGGCCCTCACGCAACGCCCTCCTGAATGCCTTCCTGCAATGGCGGCGGGGCAGCCAGACACTCGGCGCCATCAAGCGCGACGACATCCGCAGCGTCATACGCGCGCTCAAACAAGGCAAGCCGGTGTGGTATGCGCCTGATCAGAGTTTTCGCTGGAAAGGCGCGGCGATGGTGCCTCTGTTCGGCGTGCCGGCTCCGACCAATCTCGCGACGTCACGCCTGGCCGCCATGACCGGCGCCGCCGTGCTTCCCTATTTCGTAGAGCGGCTTCCCGGAGCGGGTGGTTACCGAGCAGTCATACACGCACCGCTGCAGGACTTCCCATGCGACGATCCGCTGCACGATGCACGCCGCATGCATGAACTGATCGAGAGCGAAGTGCGTCGCATGCCCGCCCAGTATCTTTGGGTGCACCGGCGCTTCAAACAGCTCGATGCCACGGCACCGGATCGCTACGCCGTGTAA
- the motA gene encoding flagellar motor stator protein MotA produces MIQIIGSLMVIGCVAGGFLMAGGHLLALWHPSEVIIICGAALGAFVTSNSMKTVKAAFGGALGLAKGPRYKREDFVDILKLIYDLLVKARKEGMLAIESDIERPTESKVFTAYPKILADHHLIEFITDCLRLIVGGNLDPHELESLLEYELETHHKEAHAPSHAVQQVADALPGFGIVAAVLGIVNTMGALEGADTATIGHKVAAALVGTFLGILVAYGFVGPMASAMANRANEEGKAFEIVKMALVASVRGYAPPVAIEFARKLLFSEVRPTFADLENHLKGKK; encoded by the coding sequence ATGATTCAGATTATCGGTTCACTCATGGTCATAGGTTGCGTCGCCGGCGGATTCCTCATGGCGGGCGGTCACCTGCTCGCGCTTTGGCATCCCAGCGAGGTCATCATCATTTGCGGCGCGGCGCTCGGCGCGTTCGTCACCAGCAATTCGATGAAGACCGTCAAGGCGGCCTTCGGCGGTGCGCTCGGACTCGCCAAGGGGCCACGCTACAAGCGCGAGGACTTCGTCGACATCCTCAAGTTGATTTACGACCTGCTGGTCAAGGCCCGCAAGGAAGGCATGCTCGCGATCGAGTCGGACATCGAGCGGCCCACCGAGAGCAAGGTGTTCACGGCCTACCCGAAGATACTGGCCGATCATCATCTGATCGAATTCATCACCGACTGCCTGCGACTGATCGTGGGCGGGAATCTCGATCCTCACGAGCTCGAAAGCCTGCTCGAGTACGAACTCGAAACCCACCACAAGGAGGCGCATGCGCCATCCCACGCCGTGCAACAGGTAGCCGACGCCCTGCCAGGCTTCGGTATCGTCGCGGCGGTCCTCGGTATCGTCAATACCATGGGTGCGCTCGAGGGCGCCGACACCGCTACGATCGGTCACAAGGTTGCCGCCGCGCTGGTCGGCACCTTCCTCGGAATCCTGGTCGCCTATGGATTCGTCGGCCCCATGGCATCGGCAATGGCCAACCGCGCCAACGAGGAAGGCAAGGCATTTGAAATCGTCAAGATGGCGCTGGTCGCGAGCGTGCGCGGCTATGCACCGCCAGTGGCGATTGAATTCGCGCGCAAGCTGCTGTTCTCCGAGGTCCGTCCGACCTTTGCTGATCTGGAGAATCATCTGAAGGGCAAGAAGTAG
- a CDS encoding P-II family nitrogen regulator, whose translation MKLVTAIIKPFKLDDVRSALADLGVSGMTVTEVKGFGRQRGHTELYRGAEYVVDFVPKTRIEIAVAGDLVDRVVEAVSGAARTGKVGDGKIFITHIERAIRIRTGETDAAAL comes from the coding sequence ATGAAACTCGTAACCGCCATCATCAAACCATTCAAGCTCGACGACGTTCGCTCGGCGTTGGCCGATCTCGGGGTCTCGGGCATGACGGTCACCGAAGTCAAGGGATTCGGGCGTCAGCGGGGCCACACGGAACTGTACCGCGGAGCCGAGTACGTGGTCGATTTCGTGCCGAAAACACGCATCGAGATAGCTGTTGCCGGCGACCTGGTCGATCGTGTCGTGGAGGCGGTCTCTGGCGCAGCCCGCACCGGGAAAGTCGGCGACGGCAAGATCTTCATCACGCACATCGAACGCGCCATACGCATCCGCACAGGCGAGACTGATGCAGCAGCCTTATAG